One region of Wyeomyia smithii strain HCP4-BCI-WySm-NY-G18 chromosome 3, ASM2978416v1, whole genome shotgun sequence genomic DNA includes:
- the LOC129732276 gene encoding 40S ribosomal protein S23 codes for MGKPRGIRTARKHIRHRRDQRWADKDYKKAHLGTRWKSNPFAGASHAKGIVLEKVGVEAKQPNSAIRKCVRVQLIKNGKKITAFVPRDGCLNYIEENDEVLVAGFGRKGHAVGDIPGVRFKVVKVANVSLLALYKEKKERPRS; via the coding sequence ATGGGTAAACCACGTGGAATTCGTACGGCTCGTAAGCACATCCGTCACCGGCGGGACCAGCGCTGGGCCGATAAGGACTACAAGAAGGCCCATTTGGGAACCCGCTGGAAGTCGAACCCCTTCGCTGGGGCGTCCCACGCCAAGGGAATCGTTCTGGAGAAGGTCGGTGTCGAAGCTAAGCAGCCCAACTCTGCTATCCGTAAGTGTGTCCGAGTGCAGCTCATCAAGAACGGCAAGAAGATTACCGCATTCGTACCCCGGGACGGTTGCCTGAACTACATCGAGGAGAACGACGAAGTACTGGTCGCTGGTTTCGGCCGTAAGGGTCATGCCGTCGGTGACATCCCCGGTGTCCGGTTCAAGGTGGTGAAGGTGGCCAACGTTTCGCTGCTGGCTTTGTACAAGGAGAAGAAGGAGCGACCCCGTTCGTAA
- the LOC129732274 gene encoding uncharacterized protein LOC129732274 — MSESKQDIPDAPPKVAATGQQPTAESNDAPQYLYDAVARMAPQEGFTPGQFELTFDAGSGKGDGFTGELFRAKIVEGSKELEVLCKIPPVNETRRRQFNSMVNFDREVLVYSKLLPIIYEFQREKGVTEEVGFFNAPKCYLAYYEADSEESVIVMDDLRLKNYRMWNKLVPVNYEHCKLCMIQLGRLHAVSFALKDQKPEMFEQFKVPDPMSKTYKDNEPFLYMMYLSMDRAIATLEPEEEEARQKLLQLKSTMAEDFFKLTQSEKAEPYAVLGHGDCWINNFIYGYENDAPSEIVLLDWQVSRYASPALDLLYFLFCCTDGEFRAAHFEEMLRIYHDSLGSLLKKLGGDPSRQFPFTALKEQIKACGKFGLLMAMFLVPLMCIENQDLPNMDVEAEKFKENQKIDMDAFAINERAEVRLRKRLSAAIRDGISYGYI, encoded by the exons ATGTCTGAATCAAAGCAGGACATTCCGGATGCACCACCGAAGGTGGCAGCAACAGGCCAGCAGCCCACAGCGGAATCAAACGATGCCCCACAATATCTGTACGATGCAGTCGCTAGAATGGCACCGCAGGAGGGCTTCACTCCTGGTCAGTTTGAATTAACGTTCGACGCAGGGTCAGGCAAGGGCGACGGTTTCACAGGGGAACTGTTCCGTGCTAAAATCGTTGAAGGCAGCAAAGAGCTGGAAGTTCTCTGTAAGATTCCTCCCGTTAACGAAACTCGCCGTCGGCAGTTCAATTCGATGGTGAACTTTGACCGAGAAGTGTTGGTTTACTCGAAACTTCTGCCGATTATATACGAGTTTCAACGTGAGAAGGGCGTTACCGAGGAGGTTGGATTTTTCAACGCACCGAAATGCTACCTAGCGTACTACGAAGCAGACAGCGAGGAGTCGGTGATTGTGATGGACGATCTGCGGCTTAAGAATTACCGCATGTGGAACAAGCTGGTTCCGGTTAACTACGAACACTGCAAGTTGTGTATGATCCAGCTCGGTAGACTGCACGCAGTATCTTTTGCCCTGAAGGATCAGAAGCCGGAGATGTTTGAACAGTTCAAAGTTCCCGATCCGATGAGTAAAACCTATAAAGATAACGAACCGTTTTTGTACATGATGTACCTGTCCATGGACAGGGCAATCGCTACTCTCGAACCCGAAGAAGAGGAAGCGCGTCAAAAATTGTTGCAACTGAAAAGCACTATGGCTGAGGATTTTTTTAAACTCACTCAATCAGAGAAGGCGGAACCATACGCTGTTCTCGGACACGGCGATTGTTGGATCAACAATTTTATCTATGGTTACGAG AACGACGCCCCATCAGAAATCGTTCTACTAGACTGGCAAGTCAGTCGGTATGCTTCACCGGCACTGGATTTGCTGTATTTCCTATTCTGCTGTACCGATGGGGAATTCCGGGCGGCGCATTTTGAAGAAATGCTTCGCATTTATCACGATTCTTTGGGAAGCCTCTTGAAAAAACTGGGCGGTGACCCTAGCAGGCAGTTCCCTTTCACGGCCCTGAAAGAGCAGATCAAAGCTTGTGGCAAATTTGGCCTGCTTATGGCTATGTTTCTCGTGCCATTGATGTGTATCGAAAATCAGGACCTACCGAATATGGATGTCGAAGCAGAAAAGTTCAAAGAAAACCAAAAGATTGATATGGATGCTTTCGCGATAAATGAGCGCGCCGAGGTCAGATTGCGAAAGCGGCTGAGTGCCGCTATCAGAGACGGGATAAGTTACGGTTATATCTAG